The Rhinoraja longicauda isolate Sanriku21f chromosome 28, sRhiLon1.1, whole genome shotgun sequence DNA segment ggagggtcagctcgaagaggttaagagggacaggtttgtccagaacctcttcgagcatctaaagcaggtccacgggcaggcggctgggagcatgggaaggcagcacctgggtaacaagctgttgctggagccgcgcaagctacaggagtgggaggtaggagaactagtaatggttcggaactacgctagggtaggtagtttcgaaccactctacacggggccctacagcattgtagataaagcaagccccatggtctacgccgtgaagatgccccggcAGATTAAGTGGTTCCACgtcaatcaatgtaaattgtacaggccgggggcacaggggtcaaccacaggggccagccctgtgagtggggactcagagccaagaatgaggcaggtcacgcaggcaggcaaggttgcctgcgtgagggggaaggacattctccaggaatggagggtctcgcgttttgggtgggattcggacgaggaagagcctgatcagctcgaccaggggctggatcccattacggaggaagaggagtcggagggggacgacagtaacgtccccgactcaagcaccaggaaggcgggggtagcgagcgaaggctcaccacctgtagatacaggcagggtgaggctgGATgacgcgggtatacccagcaccaagggggcagagctggatgaggcggggctagggtcggcagctgcggggggtacccgagctgcggcacggcaggaaccggtcctcagccatgctgtccagggggcagtgtctaaggtgatcctccgtaggtccagcaggaaaccccaacttagaaagttttggccagaggtcaatcacgccccgaggtacgggagccaagtaaggAGGAGGGGGCTTACGTctcggaggggacctagcccccgccaggcagcgacaggctgcggaggatcaaaggtgggagacagcgtggtgcagccgcaggagacgacccgctgcagccctgacagggattagctgagccgcccggggaaggtggcactgtattatattttaggtaattttagataaggattaggtattttagataagttaaagtattttagataagttttgtggggatagtttagttgtaaataaagttgatgcgtccaggatgtgtgggtgtggggtgcaggttgggggtcaagagacccgcccgcagaggcgttaacaaagccaagcgctccacaagaggctggctataccattcttctttatctgttttctggaatggaaggaggcactcgtatggtggatctttgccacaacGATCGGATgcgggtgggcctatcggggccgcatcAAGGACATAATCGTCTACggatgctccggggacacggctcccatcgcgactgatgggactggaaggagagaagcagaggagaccgcagtttacatCCATGAatgccggtggccggggtggctaggatcgaactcttcagagtattccagcgccccaggttttgcttatcgggacacttcattattgtgcccgagagtcaagatcatcgcccaaaagatcagcgccaccgttggcaaaaggatctgcctggtatgcacggggaaggtccccgcgagcaggcggtggtggctgaggaaaacgagcaggacaatggccagctccactgttgagtgggagagacttgacaacgacactcacaggactatttctgggactaaagaacagttgagtgtgtgttgggacaaatggtgggaaccggatgaggggatttatatgtgtatgtggggttcgaggtatcgctgccccacgggcaacagcatatttttccagagacagtggcaggatgacggtaaagggatgaggtgggatgttagctcgcgggcttgtggggtccccctttccccgatcccggtaaacgccactgaactcatcacacgaccacgcattacacctcccacagtttcactggcagtagcacaggagggtgagtgcccaaaaaccactaaggggcccgggaatggcctggtactgataccgactgaccaggtattgtaccagggggtgcactacacggtagcctcggtgatcttaaacctcaccgaggtgcggttaccgaggtggtgccccagggaaactgaaaggctgtaccaggtgctactgaccaacatgttcctgcaattttacgagttcgaccttgccagtgtggacaaggagaGCTTGTATAGCCAAGAGCCGGAGGACTGGAGTCAGACGGGGAGGCATAGGAGGGGTGTAGTAAATGATGTATTTACAGGCTTTAACACCGGGACATCTGTGGTCAACGCTCTAGATACCGTGGAGCTGCAAACCCAGATTAACAGATTAAAGTCGCAGTTAAAGGGCATCCTCACGGATGAGAACAAGGTCGTTGGGTCCGAGCTGCATGAGGACCAGGCAATGACActacacctgcgcgagataattgCCGAGCTGGAAAGGCATGCCGGACGGTGAATGCACTGATTAGGGAAGATCGGAACGCGTCCGATCAGGCAGCGCAAAATGAGGTATGCGTACTGTATGGGGCATGGTTGCTGGGCGAGGGCCGCAGCAACCTCGAGGACCTAAAGGGAGGATTggtcccatcctggatcagtaacaagcacctacaggcgctgctaccctttcagaatgcgctcaccccgtgccagctcaggttagcgtcggaggcataccctgttcccgtagattgtggccagtcaaaccacacagtcatgggaatagtgctgcggatgccagtgttgggcaagacgacaaggcccgcaccagtgtacagggtggagaacattggagtcattcaggggggagcccatattcctatgcagcggtcccatcgcacgtcatccgctgggagcagtcgatgatgggtactgacctctcggggtgtcggagccggggagcacatatcatattgtgtcctcagcacttgaatgccttttcggaacagcaatgcgggttcaggactgctggcgcgaagcctatgaattgtaccatggaggcaatggcacagagcCATGTGCCCCCACAGGTGGCATACATAGGGGATGGTACCTATTGTATTACCACTGCAGCGCAGTACTATCGACACGGACAGCACGGTTCGTGTCCGGtaagagacagcagcttctgttttaaacccagggcagaggttcaagtggcacagcagcgaatTGTCCCCATTCCTGAACCCTCCACGGTTCACCTAACTGTACAGGAAAACTTCACCGACCTGCAGCGATTTGTAGCGCATTTCGGGTACGCCATTCCCCTTCTTCCCgaacatctcacaaccctgttaAAGGCAGTCGCCGTGTCGCAAAGACACttttacaccctggagcaaaagaccgtagagatagggtccgaaatattagacatcgtgatcccaccatggtgggacctgttcaccaatatcgagGTCCCGTCTTGGGTTAGGATAGCGTCACACGCATTAGTTGTGATACAAGCAGGGATAGTCTTATATTTGATATgcgtaaaatgtaaaagagggcagcacctcaataaccgagtacatcaaggggaatggagagaccgttacgtgcgggtgggcgagcaggacccagccgcaagctgctaggaggacgtgcccctccgcaccgagtagactgtgtttttatattgtcctcttcgaagttgtataaactgtgttgtattttcctcttcgaatttgtatcaagagtgattgtgaaggaatgtaaaaaaatgtatcgttttgctgttgtgttgttttcatgtcctacattaaagcggacaccagtaggaggatggcggaggcatcggcctgggacaaggtgtaggtgtatatgtctgacatgaaaatgtacatacttgtaatatagttttgcccgggacacgggcagtaaaggtcagcctaagatgaggactgtacgttcgcaatgaaacactagtttagttaaaacctcaggggtctggatatggagaatcgggaaaacattgctcaaccacattatttaatggattcgataagctggggttatgcaaatcaacaggagggactgtaagatttgagaagttttccctcatttggaaagcaacaccaaaccaaagagctgcagtttggacattttaaacgagagactggggctgatagcggagaaaggctgcggtcagattaacaaaggatgtcacaatccgtgggtcctaaaatggccgcaggacctcgtgaccagccacaaaaagtaaaaaccttacaacccagtctctaggtttctgcaaagccacggccaggacaaaggatgggtattggccatgcagaaacctacgaaaccaggtcggagtccagacactggggcgctgacatcagcatactcacaatgccccaagccgacctaaacagttcatctcgttgagggggcacaatagcccatagaaaactacctggtaggtgatgggaaaccagttaacacccatcacctcacaacgaaataccaattaacaccgtctggccatccccggtatccccgaacataaggcagatcagaagaaaactcatacatatctttttgaacaaagagattccaagatctggcgggagataggacgggtcagaaatagtataactggccactacttttgagTCAAGAAGttaagtcaagaagagagtcagaaggaagtcaaacgaatgcaggaggaagaaacgacaggtaagaagaacggatgcaagagagaggaacaggcacgcaactcgagaagaaatactgcaaaacgaacagccagtaaccccagtaacagccccatggtgagcatgtactccaaatcctgcatatcctggacatagtttagtgcagaggggagggtggttgttaataaacgttgggtgtgtattgaaatatgtgttggtcaatgttgcgatgcgtcgtacgttccccatcttacagtcgtgtatatgtcttgtagaactgtgtgtttaagaattcataagtaaaaggtattcgtgtatatgtcttgtggaactgtgtgttttgtgattaataagtcaaaggtattcatgtgattcaatatgtgtttaataggtatgtcatatagcaatgtataaatattcatggacaatagtcccaagcgctgaataaaagccttttcatttaaaccctggttttcaaatctggtctggtggaatttttctgcactataaacgctcctgcacctaagtccagtgtctagaaccgtaaggggtgagtgggtcgaacccaCTCAAGTAActaccagtgtgcgcggcctggtcaagggatcagagcaaggcatggggaccttaggtcgggcgaaagctcggcgctgaaaccccttacaatattcatgtgccatgttaatgagtcgCCGTTCAATATAAACCGAGAATGCTGGTAATAAAGGCTGGCGCGATTCGGGTAACTAATGTGTGAGTGTACTTCTTCTTTATGCCGTACGGAACATAACAAACTATACAGTAGAGACAAGaaacctagcgggtcaggcagcatcttagaaaAGCGTGGATGGTGTCCTTtctggtcgagaaccttcttgaaCCTGCACTAGTTTCATTCACCAGTTTGTGAAGAGAAACCCATCCACAACATGCAGCTATTTATACACTGACCATCCATGGACACTCAGAAACAGTttattcttatttcgatttgtaacCAATTGAAATAAATGTTGTGAACAACATTCCCATAAATTCTCAGGATGTTAATTTAGACTTAAAGATAATGGTAAAACTCAGATGTGTATATTTATGTATATTAGACTTTCTTTGCAAGTTAACCGTTTTTCAAATGTCAGTTATGTgtggaggtgacgtttcgggtcgggacccttcttcaggctgagtcggggaaatggaaacaagagaaaaagacagtgatatagagatacccaacaaatgaatgaaggatatgcagaaaagtaacgatgataaataaAACAGGATATTGTTAGCTGTGagcgaggtgaaaacgagttacagataataaaactcaccaggacgacatttaaattagtacaatgactagggtgggggagagacggagggaaaggggatgcaagggttacttgaagttagagaaatcaatattcatactgctgggttgtaagctgcccgagcaaaatatgagatgctgttcctccaatttacgtttggcctcactctgacattagaGGAGGCTGAGGATAGAAGAGCCAGTGAGGGATTGGGAAGGAGAATTTAAGtgcttggcaactgggagatcaggtaggctcaggcagaccgagcgaaggtgttcagcgaaacgatcacccagtctgtttGTTCTCGCCTTTAagggtccacatcttgaacaaatgGTACAGTGGATGAGATTaggggagatgcaagtgaacctctgcctgacctgaaaggactgtcggggtcactggacaaagtcgagggaggaggtacagggagaggtatTTCATGTCCTTGATGTAGGGGGGAGTATTTGGGTAAGAAGGAgatgaattaaccagggagttgtggagggaactgtCTCTACGGAtggcagaaaagggtggagatgggagtcTGATACTAGTACTCATGAAATTTTATTTCACGAGATCCTGACCGCTTTGTTAACCACAAAAAATAAAGCGTTGGTCGGCCTTTCGTGTTTTTCTAagtggctctgaaaagagcctttGGATTGTGTTGTGGTGAAGCAGGTCTTTATTTGCAGCTGGTGTATTTGGTGACCGCTTTTGTTCCTTCAGAAATAGCGTGCTTGGACAGTTCGCCAGGCAATAGAAGGCGTATGGAGGTCTGGATCTCCCGAGAGGAGATGGTCTGCCGTTTGCTGTACCGGATAAGACGGGAAGCCTCGGAGGCGATGCGCTCGAAGATGTCGTCGACGAAAGAGTTGATGATACTCATGGCTGAGGAAGCGATGCCCGTATCTGGGTGAAcctgcttcagcactttgtagaTGTAAATACCGTagctctgcctccttatttttctacgtttcttttCACCTTTATGGTTCTTCTTCGCGGCTGCTTTCTTTGCCACTTTTTTCGAtgctctgccctttgataccaattCAGGCATGGTCGAAGATGGTCATTGCGCGGAAAGTGAGGCGTGTGCGTTCTTTAATAGGTGACCGTATGCAAATGAGGAATCACAAAGTGAAGGATTCCTATTGGTGAGCAGGCTCTGGGTTTGTCGAATCCAGTGCGAGCTGAGCAATAATTGGCGCCATTTCAATCGGCAACCTCCGCAGTATTTCATGCAAATATCAACGGCGAGAGACATTGAATCCACGTGACCGCTATTCAGACACTTTCTGCCACATTCATGGCGCTCTGCATTGCCTCCAGCCCCCCATGAAAAGTTATAATTGTTGTATTTGCTGGGGAATTTATCAATCCCGCTGAAGAAAACTTAAAGGGAAACAGATCCAAatgttacagatgctggaaagtgAAATAGCATATAACGAAAAATACTGGGAATTTTCAGCAGGCGAGGCTACATCTGTGCGGATTGAATCAAGCCGAATGTTTCAAGTCGATGGGCTGACGCGCTCAGtgcttccaatattttctgtttctaattccAAAACGTCGCCGCCGCTCATCCCCTTGGCAATGGTAGGATGACAGTGAGAAGCTCGAGGAAAGATGCCTGCAGCCCCGCACAGCCAGCAAATCCATCTCGTGGTTCTCTCAAACGTTCGCTCTTTGTACGAGCCGTACAAAAGTCGGGCGTTTGCACCCGGGGAGGAGCTTTAATTATACGACGAAGACTGCAAATGCAATTTATCTTGCAAGATTATACAGGCCGCTTATGAATAACCCTCTCCGGGTTTTCAAAATTGGaatgtaattaattaatttaacaaCTCAACcatcagtttttttaaaaaaacagcctTTCCTGCGTGCACGTTGTTCAGTATCATACCGTTCAGGAATGTTGTTTTCTCCCCTCTACTTTTTTCATTCTGTTCCAAATTTTAAACCACTCAACTGCAGACATGTCCATTCTCTCCATCCTTCTCCGATTAAAACATAATTAATTTTAAACTTTTCATCGTTCTAATGGAAGAttgaaatattcactgactttctTTCTCCACAAGGACTGTTGAGTATTCGCAACATGTCTGAATTTTACTTCAGATGTCCAGCACCTGCAGACATGGGTTTATTTTTGCTTTTGGTTTGACTGTGGTTTACTTCCTCAGAGAATGTATACATTTTGTGTTAGAACAGAGAGCAGCACATCACAGGAGTGCATTGTTTATGCCATACATgatatcaagttaaactaattgcaTTTGCATGTACATGATCAAAATCTCTATTCACTGCATTtttacatgcctatctaaaagccttttaaatactGCTATCGAAACAGCCTCCAGCTTTTCTTAAagcgaatgtgcaaactgcagggTCAGAATTGTATCTGGGTCATTGGGAACTGTGAGGTACCTCAATAGCTGCTCCATCACACCACAGATCTTGGCAAATACATAGAAGTATTCTGATGCTGTAGGCAGCTAAACCTGGACTTCAAGCACAGCCTGATAATGAGAGCAACATCAACACTGTCAGTGTGGAACATCTACAGGACATAATGCAGTTACTTGTTTGGTTTATTCCAGCAGCACCTCCCAAAGCTAAGACTGCTACCACCAAGAAGGACCAGGGTAGCTGGAACAGAAGAATAACACCACATGCAGGCTTCCTTCTCAGTCATGCACCATCCTGACTCAGAAGCATTGCTGATTCTCATTCACCAGTGTGTCCAAATACTAGAACACCCTCCCCACCAGGGTAGACAGTAGTAGCCTTTTTTGAGGATGGAAATGTACAAGATTAGAGGACAGAGGCTTATGTTGAAAGGGGCAATGTTTGAAATAAATGTTCAGAGCAAGAATTTGACAGAGAGCAGTGGCTGCCTGGAACATGAGGCCAGGGGtgttgatggaggcagatacaatagtagtctTTAAGATgcttctcagtttagtttagtgtcacgtgcacagtgtacaggtacagtgaaaagcttttgttgtgtgctaaccaggctGTAtctcagaacattgagctgccagtcctgcccctctcttaaccaAGTTTTAGTAATGGCTACAATGTCCCAGCCGCACGTACCTATCTATGCCCTAAGCTGatctgccttacctgtcaggcgccttgcattaaaatacatgcagtttaaatgaaccatccttcctcactctccgcctttctcctgcctattctgtcctccaacatttctctcaccacttctaacctctcacctgcctctgtcCTGTATGAGATCCCACCCCCCCTGCCAATTTAGATTAAACCCACCCGTATAGCATTAGCGAACCTGCCTGTCAGGATGTTGGTACCcatccagttaaggtgcaacccgtcccttttataaAGGTCAACCCTGCCCCAGAGGAGATCTCAATGATGCAGAaacctaaatccctgctccctcagccacacattcatctccccTATTCTGACCCTCAGGTATCTGAAGCAAACCAAAGATAATTATCCTGGTGGTAAACtgtggtctcctgcactccacattTAATTCCCCACCTTTTCTCTATAATCTCGGTGTGACCAAAGCACTGTAGGTCCTGGAAGCTCTCGTTTTCCCagatggtcctgaggtcatccagctgctgctccagttcccacaTGCATTATGGAAAGGTGGAGCatacaatgctccattgttgacTGTAGAAAAGGTGATAACAAGGggatacaaacaatgaaaataatcaggatgacaatgaaactagtcggaTGATCAGGGCagttgagggatggagagagagggaatgcaagggttattttaaATGAGAGAAATCCATATtcctaccgctgggttgtaaactgcctcagcaaaatatgaggtgctgtgcgtccaatttgcatttggccacactctgacagtggaggaggcccaagacagaaaggtcagtatgggaatgggaagtggaggtaAAATGTTTGGCATCTGAGTAAGATGAggtctatcctctactcccaatacCCCCGTCTCCACCTCAATTCATTGCTTTGTCATACTTTTAAGATGTTCATTAGCTCCAAAGCAGTAATGCAGACTATCTGCAAAATTCCTTATTATTTTTCCCTGTTCCCTCGTCTTCACGTTTCCTCCCTGGTAAAAATTGTGTCTCCACTAGTAGATGTGCCCCTTATACTTTGAGGGGAATTATTCTCTCCCTAGTTAGTCTTTTGTTTGGTTAAAATACCCTGAAAATCTATTTTCTTCTTTATCTTCTCTGCAAAAGATTGCTCACACCCCTATTGCTCACACCCTCCTGTACATCACCTAGCTGTCCTGTACATCACCTAGTCACCTACTGGGGGCTGACTTGGTCCCAGCTGTCTGTACCTGACCATTCCTCCTTCCTTCTTTTCTAACCAGAGGCTCCATACTTTTGGTCACCCAGCATTGCATCCTCCTACTGGCCTTGCCTTTTAC contains these protein-coding regions:
- the LOC144607335 gene encoding histone H2B 3-like — protein: MPELVSKGRASKKVAKKAAAKKNHKGEKKRRKIRRQSYGIYIYKVLKQVHPDTGIASSAMSIINSFVDDIFERIASEASRLIRYSKRQTISSREIQTSIRLLLPGELSKHAISEGTKAVTKYTSCK